A region of the Candidatus Sericytochromatia bacterium genome:
AGCGCAACTCGGCGTGCTCCAGCGGCGTCGGCTGTCCGGAAACCAGCACCGCCCCATAGGTTCTCAGGCGAATCGGGCGGGGCGCAGCCGGATGCAAGTGATCCACCAGCAAGGCCTCGACCCGGATCACGCAGGCCAGTTCCTCGCGGATCTCCCGCACCAGCGCCTCCTCGGGCGCCTCGCCCGCTGCCAGCTTGCCGCCCGGGAACTCCCAGACGCCGGGCATCGACATGCCAGGCCCACGCAGGGCGCAGAGCACCTCGCCGGCCGCGTTGTGAATCACGGCCCCGACCACGTCGAGCGGCGCAGCAGCTTCAGATTGCACGGGAGCCACCTTTCCTGTGTCCTCGCCGGTTTCTTACCGCAAAATCGGCATCGGCACCAGGGACCTGACAGGCTTCAAAAGGCCATCACGGCAAACAGCACCGGGGCGCTGTAGGCCATCAGCGTCATGACCAGGTTCACGATCGCCTCGATGCAGTCGGCAGCGCGCTCGGTCCATTCAGCCGGCTGGACGTGACGCGCTGGTTCCGGCTCCTCAAACGCGCGCGTCATGTGGTCGAGTCCTTGAAGGCCGGCGCGCGATGCGGAGGCTTCGGCGCGCGGCAGGGGCTGGCGCGCAGTGCGCGTGGGCCACGTGTCGCGCGACCACGGATGCGGCTCCGCCGCGACCGGCGCTGGCGAAGCCGATGGCCGTCTGGAGGCCTGAGGGAACGTAGCGGGGACGGCGATCGCCGTGACGAGTCGGGAATACAGGGGCATCTGAAACCATCGGCTGGGGCAGTCGGGTGACGGTTTCTTCCTGAGCCGCGCCAACAGGACGCCAACAAGGCCTTCGCTTGACAGACGCGGCAGGAACCCGATACGGTCGAGGCCCTGGCGGCCTGTGAGCCTCAGGCCATCTGCCTCCCGCGCGGCCCCCGCGACGTGTTCTCCCAGGAGTCGCTGCCCCATGTCCCTTCGCATTGCCATCGTTGGCAGCGGCATCTCCGGTCTGGTGACGGCCCACCTGCTCTCCCGTCGCCACGCCATCACCGTCTTCGAAGCGGACAGCCACGTCGGCGGTCACACCCACACCCACGACATCGAACTGGGGGGGGAACGTCAGGCCGTGGACACCGGTTTTATCGTCTTCAACCACAAGACCTACCCGCATTTCACCCGTCTGCTGGCCAGCCTCGGTGTGCCCTCGGACGAGACCACGATGAGCTTCAGCGTGCGCTGTGCGCGATCGGGGCTGGAATACAACGGCACCTCGCT
Encoded here:
- a CDS encoding (deoxy)nucleoside triphosphate pyrophosphohydrolase, whose translation is MQSEAAAPLDVVGAVIHNAAGEVLCALRGPGMSMPGVWEFPGGKLAAGEAPEEALVREIREELACVIRVEALLVDHLHPAAPRPIRLRTYGAVLVSGQPTPLEHAELRWVAAAELHRLDWAPADGPTVAWLQGAIPASH